In Fundulus heteroclitus isolate FHET01 unplaced genomic scaffold, MU-UCD_Fhet_4.1 scaffold_138, whole genome shotgun sequence, a single window of DNA contains:
- the LOC118558639 gene encoding uncharacterized protein LOC118558639, with translation MANQVNELMHLKYERAHLAYLQSIESVWDAEAGVHGQKTIEQFVRKSNTPRPFSSYEDPKGWCGVSVSSFYLTDCLLEEYRRQEPALSRLLQGTFGQVFRSDHTRKVARKVTLASGTMSSYAVMNENWLIVSWVMVQSETERSLEPMYQGMAKRYTDAGVEKAGFHWVDRDCCASFRISDSIPSEHLNWDAWKTTPSIVCEATAGPLANTCASRSCFNNNIVVKLDLFHCLQRFSRQCTSEHHPLFSSFCQLLSAAFTVVDQEDLKKLKEAYVFCGILPANPTKQHTREHCRTRIPQPTELLDRVERVMKHFHLAKDPNDVPLFKPSMLKTWRIQRVHILRGCLSDPELSEGIMYRYGGTLQLNHVPGEGAKVPIWIPVRGTSQQEGYHFHQAQWVTGNLVSTELFQAQGMTGVVRWNYKRLVDLKQPGVVLPAVFDPALIAELNTASKRVTGQEKYPALQISNRDTGEKFGLDYIEPGCRPVPLDWDKYRTVKREVPPALAPQFPLSPSTCEQVPSSPVLAVRPSAAQPASSSSCAEYEDKGILQEILQDSPTKTSLPLPQRSSPRSARTGPVKTGGRVFVLDHTRWTPPMKEVIDGLLQKHHGEKEILKIVDKEYAQVVIQAATDPNSLVHPTTKFHIARYVKHIAKLLNTSSSMNTSPEKLQETQELWHSLTEGSQSTTVPVTTIEPATFNPPAPAFSTSVTQEAIKKIVEDILSKQQQQQQQQQPEQKKRKTKTCLSCGQPKSRYENDGSSIHFFFQQGPVRYFYCSKKVHDTYAAEGLSNPKMSFEEFSTTSFFQRELQETKKRVGEKTDKKRKTTETQPTGRVFSE, from the exons ATGGCAAACCAGGTGAATGAGCTCATGCATCTTAAATATGAGCGAGCTCACTTGGCATACCTACAGTCTATTGAGAGTGTCTGGGATGCAGAGGCTGGGGTGCATGGACAGAAGACCATCGAGCAGTTTGTGAGGAAAAGCAACACACCACGTCCTTTCTCCTCCTATGAAGACCCTAAAGGTTGGTGTGGTGTCTCCGTGTCAAGCTTCTACCTCACAGATTGTTTACTGGAGGAGTACAGGCGTCAAGAGCCAGCCTTGTCAAGACTCCTTCAAGGCACGTTTGGGCAGGTCTTCAGGTCTGATCACACCAGGAAGGTTGCCCGAAAAGTCACCCTAGCATCTGGGACCATGTCCAGTTATGCAGTAATGAATGAAAACTGGTTAATTGTTTCCTGGGTAATGGTCCAGTCCGAAACCGAGAGATCCTTGGAACCAATGTACCAGGGGATGGCCAAGAGGTACACGGACGCTGGAGTGGAGAAGGCAGGCTTCCACtgggtggacag AGATTGCTGTGCTTCATTCAGGATCTCAGACAGTATCCCTTCTGAGCATCTAAATTGGGACGCCTGGAAGACGACCCCTTCCATTGTGTGTGAAGCAACTGCTGGTCCCCTGGCGAATACTTGTGCCTCCAGGTCATGCTTTAATAACAACATTGTAGTGAAGCTGGACTTGTTCCACTGTCTGCAGCGCTTTTCAAGGCAGTGCACATCAGAACATCACCCTCTTTTTAGTAGTTTCTGCCAGCTTCTGTCTGCTGCTTTCACTGTGGTGGATCAGGAGGATCTGAAGAAGCTCAAGGAGGCCTATGTATTCTGCGGTATCCTGCCAGCAAACCCAACAAAACAGCACACACGGGAGCACTGCAGGACCAGGATACCACAGCCCACAGAGCTACTGGACAGAGTGGAGAGGGTGATGAAACACTTTCACCTGGCCAAGGATCCCAATGATGTGCCGTTATTCAAGCCATCCATGCTTAAGACCTGGCGGATTCAAAGAGTCCACATTCTTCGTGGATGTTTGAGTGACCCTGAGCTGTCGGAAGGGATCATGTACAGGTATGGTGGAACCCTTCAGCTCAACCACGTGCCCGGAGAAGGTGCAAAGGTCCCCATCTGGATTCCTGTCAGGGGTACATCACAGCAGGAGGGATACCATTTCCATCAGGCCCAGTGGGTCACTGGAAATCTGGTCTCCACTGAGTTGTTCCAGGCTCAAGGGATGACAGGAGTTGTGCGCTGGAACTATAAGAGACTGGTGGACCTTAAGCAGCCTGGAGTTGTCCTTCCTGCAGTGTTTGATCCAGCTTTAATAGCTGAATTAAACACTGCGTCCAAGAGAGTTACTGGCCAGGAAAAGTATCCAGCACTCCAAATTTCCAACAGGGACACTGGAGAAAAATTTGGCCTGGATTACATAGAGCCAGGCTGCCGGCCAGTACCTCTGGACTGGGACAAGTACAGGACTGTGAAAAGGGAGGTACCACCTGCTTTAGCTCCACAGTTTCCTCTGTCACCATCCACCTGTGAACAAGTTCCGTCCTCTCCTGTACTTGCTGTAAGACCATCAGCAGCACAACCAGCCAGCAGTTCCTCCTGTGCAGAATATGAGGACAAGGGGATCCTTCAAGAAATCTTACAAGATTCTCCAACAA aGACTTCACTTCCTCTGCCTCAGCGATCCTCACCACGGAGTGCCCGCACTGGACCTGTGAAGACAGGTGGACGGGTCTTTGTGTTGGACCACACACGCTGGACACCACCGATGAAGGAGGTGATTGATGGCTTGCTGCAAAAACACCATGGGGAGAAGGAAATCCTAAAGATCGTGGATAAAGAATATGCCCAAGTTGTTATTCAGGCCGCCACAGATCCCAACAGCTTGGTACATCCGACAACCAAATTTCATATTGCACGTTACGTAAAGCACATAGCAAAGCTATTAAACACCAGCTCCTCAATGAATACCAGCCCGGAAAAGCTTCAAGAAACCCAGGAACTGTGGCACAGTTTAACTGAGGGAAGCCAATCAACCACTGTTCCTGTGACCACCATTGAGCCGGCCACCTTCAATCCACCTGCACCTGCTTTTTCCACTTCTGTCACACAAGAGGCTATCAAGAAGATTGTTGAGGACATTTTAtctaagcagcagcagcaacagcagcaacaacagcctgaacagaaaaaaaggaagacaaaGACTTGTCTTTCCTGTGGACAGCCAAAGTCTCGTTATGAGAATGATGGTTCTTCCATCCATTTCTTTTTCCAACAGGGACCTGTTCGTTACTTCTACTGCTCCAAAAAAGTGCATGATACTTACGCAGCTGAAGGACTTTCTAACCCAAAGATGTCTTTTGAGGAATTTTCCACAACATCCTTCTTTCAAAGAGAACTGCAGGAAACAAAGAAGCGTGTTGGGGAAAAAACTGATAAGAAGAGAAAAACGACAGAAACGCAGCCAACGGGGCGTGTTT
- the LOC118558635 gene encoding uncharacterized protein LOC118558635, with protein sequence MQQISRIYRPSRSDRSRSDRSRVLIHHVLYNDVKMQKKILFYPGKLNVVFRKGPLGFLLQDPSSEAKLIRDNPSLRDRSAPMKEDVVRQNALTVVRQRGGDVTDDSEVLGDYILQFGKYKGKSFRWLLENDVGYTLYLIMNLQKEEESGICITEGFNKMSLLAFVKYALSFKEIQDVLNYEASKVGATATSSEDDQLVGFGSRAKSTWKEIWDSRADGYADFILKKSCLPGTRMNKLQQYLLKKQQSSSHDTTPQPSVPHQPLVMEEDEALESAMLSISPSKLQSVNSSIKTNEKRGPLSAKNIFKSKDSSGHVPVTMLVCRRYSPYQRTMN encoded by the exons ATGCAACAAATATCGAGGATTTACAGACCATCACGTTCTGATCGATCACGTTCTGATCGATCTCGCGTTCTGATCCATCACGTTCTTTATAACG ACGTCAAAATGCAGAAGAAAATCCTCTTCTACCCAGGAAAGCTGAATGTTGTTTTTCGCAAGGGACCCCTTGGATTTCTTCTGCAGGATCCCTCCTCTGAGGCCAAGCTGATCAGAGACAACCCCAGCTTGCGGGACAGATCTGCCCCGATGAAAGAGGATGTTGTGCGACAAAACGCTTTGACTGTGGTTCGTCAAAGAGGAGGGGATGTCACAGATGACTCAGAAGTGCTGGGAGACTATATACTCCAATTTGGCAAGTACAAAGGGAAGTCATTCAGGTGGCTTTTAGAAAATGATGTGGGTTACACTTTGTACCTCATCATGAACTTGCAAAAGGAGGAGGAATCTGGCATCTGTATTACAGAGGGCTTTAACAAGATGAGCCTCCTGGCCTTTGTTAAGTATGCTCTCAGTTTTAAGGAAATACAAGATGTCCTAAATTACGAAGCAAGCAAAGTCGGTGCTACAGCAACGTCTTCTGAAGATGATCAGCTCGTTGGATTTGGCTCTCGGGCCAAGAGTACCTGGAAGGAAATTTGGGACAGTAGAGCAGATGGTTATGCTGACTTCATACTGAAGAAGAGTTGCCTTCCTGGAACGCGGATGAACAAGCTGCAACAATACTTGCTTAAGAAACAGCAATCATCCTCCCATGATACCACTCCACAACCCAGTGTGCCACATCAACCCCTGG TAATGGAGGAGGACGAAGCATTGGAGTCTGCAATGTTAAGCATCTCACCCTCTAAACTTCAGAGTGTGAACAGTAG TATCAAGACCAATGAAAAAAGAGGACCGCTCAGTGCCAAAAACATCTTCAAGAGCAAAGACag TTCTGGTCATGTTCCTGTTACAATGCTTGTTTGCCGCCGTTACAGTCCTTATCAAAGGACCATGAATTGA